The Glandiceps talaboti chromosome 9, keGlaTala1.1, whole genome shotgun sequence genome window below encodes:
- the LOC144440416 gene encoding uncharacterized protein LOC144440416, translating into MAPLTKLWSDLHVAKTESASPSLDLDETLTLLDQSVLLVGQANVSLNYQRRLSVLTKLTKDVKRSRTILSKHNDILQKPDESLFGHKFERVISKIAKSRKRARELADELGPSTSFKKKKFPMARKGNQPFRQGPSRGGHNFGGRVSFNSFRKQGGSQQKKTRF; encoded by the exons ATGGCACCTCTCACCAAACTGTGGAGTGACTTGCATGTAGCAAAGACTGAGAGTGCTTCTCCTAGTTTGGATTTAGATGAGACACTGACATTACTAGATCAAAGTGTACTTTTAGTTGGCCAGGCTAATGTATCCTTGAATTATCAACGCAGATTGTCAGTCCTTACTAAGTTGACAAAGGATGTGAAACGGTCCAGGACAATCCTGTCTAAGCACAATGACATCTTGCAAAAGCCAGATGAAAGTTTGTTTGGACACAAGTTTGAGAGGGTGATATCCAAGATAGCAAAATCTCGGAAGCGAGCCAGAGAACTAGCTGACGAATTAGGCCCCTCAACGTCATTTAAGAAGAAAAAGTTCCCCATGGCCAGGAAAGGCAACCAACCCTTTCGCCAAGGGCCCTCAAGAGGTGGACACAACTTTGGGGGCCGAGTTAGTTTCAACTCCTTCAGAAAACAAGGAGGGTCCCAACAGAAAAAAACCAG ATTTTGA